Proteins found in one Halobaculum sp. MBLA0147 genomic segment:
- the mre11 gene encoding DNA double-strand break repair protein Mre11 codes for MTRVVHTGDTHVGYRQYHSPERREDFREAFERVVTDAVEAEVDAVVHAGDLFHDRRPELPDLLGVLSALRELDAAGVPFLAVVGNHESTRGGQWLDLFESLGLATRLGDEPIVVGDTAFYGLDHVPESRRDDLTYEFAPHDADSAALVAHGLFTPFAHGEWDTETVLEEATVDFDAVLLGDNHEPDQAQVRDTWVTYCGSTERASATERDPRGYNLVTFDETVDVRRRTLETREFVFVEAELGAGEGTERVRDRLREYDLTDAVVIVEITGEGEPVTPAEVESFAVDEGALIARVRDRREVESTAEVSVEFADPDEAVRERLSEMGLSEPAREVDDLVRDDGVTDSNVRERVTRRVRERLDADGDENLLDAVDRTASFESGDETDEPGGETGEDDGASGEETDTDERDDSEESDTGGADTDDTDETSDTTADDTSETSTDDTTDSDDDTDDTQQITMEDLT; via the coding sequence GTGACACGAGTCGTCCACACCGGGGACACACACGTGGGGTACCGGCAGTACCACTCGCCGGAGCGCCGCGAGGACTTCCGCGAGGCGTTCGAACGGGTGGTGACGGACGCCGTCGAGGCGGAGGTGGACGCGGTGGTCCACGCCGGCGACCTCTTCCACGACCGGCGGCCGGAGCTACCGGACCTGCTTGGTGTACTGTCCGCACTGCGCGAACTCGACGCCGCCGGCGTCCCGTTCCTCGCCGTCGTCGGCAACCACGAGTCGACACGTGGCGGCCAGTGGCTCGACCTCTTCGAGTCGCTCGGCCTGGCGACGCGACTGGGGGACGAACCGATCGTCGTCGGGGACACGGCCTTCTACGGACTCGACCACGTCCCCGAGTCACGACGCGACGACCTGACCTACGAGTTCGCGCCACACGACGCCGACAGCGCGGCGCTCGTCGCACACGGCCTGTTCACCCCGTTCGCACACGGCGAGTGGGACACGGAGACGGTGCTCGAGGAGGCGACCGTCGACTTCGACGCCGTCCTGCTCGGAGACAATCACGAACCCGACCAGGCGCAGGTGCGCGACACCTGGGTCACCTACTGCGGGTCGACGGAGCGTGCAAGCGCCACGGAGCGGGACCCACGCGGCTACAACCTCGTGACCTTCGACGAGACGGTCGACGTACGCCGCCGAACACTGGAGACACGCGAGTTCGTCTTCGTGGAGGCGGAGTTGGGCGCGGGCGAGGGGACCGAGCGCGTCCGCGACCGACTCCGGGAGTACGACCTGACGGACGCGGTCGTGATCGTCGAGATCACCGGCGAGGGCGAGCCGGTGACCCCCGCCGAAGTGGAGTCGTTCGCCGTCGACGAGGGGGCACTGATCGCGCGGGTGAGAGACCGCCGCGAGGTGGAGTCGACGGCGGAGGTGTCCGTCGAGTTCGCCGACCCGGACGAGGCTGTCCGCGAGCGACTCTCGGAGATGGGGCTCTCGGAGCCCGCACGCGAGGTGGACGACCTGGTCCGCGACGACGGTGTCACCGACAGCAACGTCCGCGAGCGGGTGACACGTCGCGTCCGGGAGCGACTCGACGCGGACGGCGACGAGAACCTGCTCGACGCCGTCGACCGCACCGCGTCGTTCGAATCGGGAGACGAGACCGACGAACCGGGTGGGGAGACGGGTGAGGACGACGGGGCGAGCGGCGAGGAGACCGACACCGACGAACGGGACGACTCGGAGGAGAGTGATACGGGCGGCGCAGACACGGACGACACAGACGAGACGAGTGACACCACCGCCGACGACACGAGTGAGACGAGCACCGACGACACGACCGACTCGGACGACGACACGGACGACACCCAACAGATCACGATGGAGGACCTGACGTGA
- the rad50 gene encoding DNA double-strand break repair ATPase Rad50, translating to MKFDRIRLRNFKPYGDADVRLSEGVTVIHGLNGSGKSSLLEACFFALYGSAALDGTLEDVITNGGTETDVELWFTHAGESYHLTRELRTYGDQAQTATCTLATADDGEIIRDGATDVETFVAELLRMDAEAFVNCAYVKQGEVNKLIEATPSTRQDMIDDLLQLGKLEEYRDRAGEARLGVEDVLGEQRGNLEGLDDQVGAKEAKDLHEQLNAAESKLTEVDDQIDQYETEKEKAEETREQAQSILDEYEEKRAELADLETEIDDLETKIRTTESEREEVTEEVASLRDRKTSLADDLDDALAETEVDDADEEAVAARRAELEERESDFREDLLEARDDVTSAENRAETLRETAVDLEERAERKRERADETESDLAEARSELEELRERREAKRDERERLRAEFEDAPVSVGGASAYREEVQSDLSTVRGEIEDVRTELNTTREAVERGEDLREAGKCPECGQSVEGSPHVDSLAEERERVTTLEADLADLRDEREALETRLDRAETLREVESDLDNVSNTLDLLDSEIESTEADIEDTEDRIERLREEADELATEATEKRESAAAADTDAEDARERIASINAEIQEITEARERLDRVDDLREERANVQSEIERLSERRDSLEQLNDERRDTLADKRERRDELAAGVDESRVEQARDDFSRADDYVERVTEKLDELDTRRDEITTEIGRIQNELDELEDLRDRRDHVAERVDALERLREETAELETTYGDLRADLRQQNVESLEARLNETFELVYGNDAYSHIELDGQYELTVYQKDGEPLAPDQLSGGERALFNLSLRCGIYRLLAEGVEGAAPTPPLILDEPTVFLDDGHVSRLVDLVEQMRGFGVAQIVIVSHDDELVGAADDLLRVEKNPTTNRSTAERVADASLAEVREATPSDD from the coding sequence GTGAAGTTCGACCGTATCAGACTCCGGAACTTCAAGCCGTACGGGGACGCAGACGTTCGCCTCTCCGAGGGAGTGACCGTCATCCACGGGCTCAACGGCAGCGGGAAGTCCTCGCTGTTGGAGGCGTGTTTCTTCGCGCTGTACGGCTCCGCCGCCCTCGACGGGACGCTCGAGGACGTGATCACCAACGGCGGCACGGAGACGGACGTGGAACTGTGGTTCACGCACGCGGGTGAGTCGTACCACCTCACCCGCGAGCTCCGGACGTACGGCGACCAGGCGCAGACCGCGACCTGTACGCTCGCGACGGCCGACGACGGCGAGATCATCCGCGACGGCGCGACCGACGTGGAGACGTTCGTCGCCGAGTTGCTACGGATGGACGCCGAGGCGTTCGTCAACTGCGCGTACGTCAAGCAGGGCGAGGTGAACAAACTCATCGAGGCGACGCCGAGCACGCGCCAGGACATGATCGACGACCTCCTCCAACTCGGCAAGTTGGAGGAGTACCGCGACCGAGCGGGGGAGGCGCGGCTCGGCGTCGAGGACGTCCTCGGCGAGCAGCGTGGGAACCTCGAGGGACTCGACGACCAGGTCGGGGCGAAGGAGGCGAAGGACCTCCACGAGCAGCTGAACGCCGCCGAGTCGAAGCTGACCGAGGTCGACGACCAGATCGACCAGTACGAGACGGAGAAGGAGAAGGCCGAAGAGACACGCGAGCAGGCCCAGTCGATCCTCGACGAGTACGAGGAGAAGCGCGCAGAGCTCGCCGATCTCGAGACCGAGATCGACGACCTCGAGACGAAGATCCGGACGACGGAGTCCGAACGCGAGGAGGTGACCGAGGAGGTCGCGTCACTCCGCGACCGGAAGACCTCTCTCGCCGACGACCTCGACGACGCGCTCGCCGAGACGGAGGTGGACGACGCCGACGAGGAGGCGGTGGCTGCACGGCGCGCGGAACTGGAGGAACGGGAGTCCGACTTCCGGGAGGACCTTCTGGAGGCTCGCGACGACGTGACGAGCGCGGAGAACCGTGCCGAGACCCTCCGCGAGACGGCCGTAGACCTCGAAGAGCGTGCCGAACGGAAGCGAGAGCGTGCCGACGAGACGGAGAGCGACCTCGCGGAGGCCCGTTCGGAACTCGAGGAACTCCGTGAGCGACGCGAGGCGAAGCGCGACGAGCGCGAGCGACTCCGCGCGGAGTTCGAGGACGCGCCGGTGAGCGTCGGCGGGGCGAGCGCGTACCGCGAGGAGGTGCAGTCGGACCTCTCGACGGTCCGCGGAGAGATCGAGGACGTGCGGACGGAGCTGAACACGACACGCGAGGCAGTCGAGCGCGGTGAGGACCTCCGAGAGGCGGGGAAGTGTCCGGAGTGTGGCCAGTCCGTCGAGGGGTCACCACACGTCGACTCGCTCGCGGAGGAACGCGAGCGGGTCACGACGTTGGAAGCCGACCTCGCCGACCTGCGCGACGAGCGCGAGGCGCTCGAGACGAGACTCGATCGGGCCGAGACTCTCCGCGAGGTGGAGAGTGACCTAGACAACGTGTCGAACACGCTTGACCTCCTCGACAGCGAGATCGAGAGCACCGAGGCCGACATCGAAGATACCGAGGACCGGATCGAACGCCTCCGAGAGGAGGCAGACGAGTTGGCAACGGAGGCGACCGAGAAGCGCGAGAGCGCCGCAGCGGCCGACACCGACGCCGAGGACGCCCGCGAGCGGATCGCCTCGATCAACGCGGAGATACAGGAGATCACGGAGGCCCGAGAGCGGCTGGACCGTGTCGACGACCTCCGCGAGGAACGGGCGAACGTCCAGTCGGAGATCGAACGGCTCTCCGAGAGACGCGACAGTCTCGAGCAGTTGAACGACGAGCGGCGCGACACGCTGGCGGACAAGCGGGAGCGACGCGACGAACTCGCCGCGGGTGTCGACGAGTCACGAGTCGAGCAGGCACGCGACGACTTCTCGCGGGCCGACGACTACGTCGAACGCGTGACCGAGAAACTCGACGAACTCGACACGCGACGCGACGAGATCACGACCGAGATCGGACGCATCCAGAACGAACTCGACGAACTCGAGGATCTCCGCGATCGCCGCGACCACGTCGCCGAGCGGGTCGACGCCCTCGAACGCCTCCGCGAGGAGACCGCAGAGTTGGAGACCACCTACGGCGACCTCAGGGCGGACCTCCGCCAGCAGAACGTGGAGAGTCTGGAGGCGCGACTCAACGAGACGTTCGAGTTGGTGTACGGCAACGACGCCTACTCGCACATCGAACTCGACGGCCAGTACGAACTCACGGTGTACCAGAAGGACGGCGAGCCGCTGGCCCCCGATCAACTGTCCGGCGGCGAGCGGGCGCTGTTCAACCTCTCGCTCCGCTGTGGGATCTACCGGCTCCTCGCGGAGGGTGTCGAGGGCGCGGCGCCGACGCCGCCGTTGATCCTCGACGAGCCGACGGTGTTCTTGGACGACGGCCACGTCTCGCGACTAGTCGACCTCGTCGAACAGATGCGCGGGTTCGGGGTGGCACAGATCGTCATCGTCTCCCACGACGACGAACTCGTCGGCGCGGCCGACGACCTGCTGCGCGTCGAGAAGAACCCGACCACGAACCGCTCGACGGCCGAGCGGGTCGCGGACGCCTCGCTGGCCGAGGTGCGCGAGGCGACGCCGTCGGACGACTGA
- a CDS encoding bifunctional nuclease family protein, protein MEHEAEIAGIGVGVGPDGDEVPAVILRARSELLPIFVTRDQANAIRLGLTDRVFERPLTHDLLVEMVTEFGGAVDGVRIDDLTDGTFYAKVDAEVYESGQPREFVFDARPSDAIAVAIRFECPIQIADEVLDTAGQPPESIEMDEPDADAFPHSPGDDDRDESDFRYS, encoded by the coding sequence ATGGAACACGAGGCCGAGATCGCCGGGATCGGCGTGGGAGTGGGGCCGGACGGCGACGAAGTGCCCGCGGTGATCCTCCGTGCGCGGTCGGAACTCCTCCCCATCTTCGTCACGCGCGACCAGGCGAACGCGATCCGACTCGGCCTCACCGATCGGGTGTTCGAGCGTCCCCTCACCCACGACCTCCTCGTCGAGATGGTGACGGAGTTCGGCGGGGCGGTCGACGGCGTCCGTATCGACGACTTGACCGACGGCACCTTCTACGCCAAGGTCGACGCGGAAGTGTACGAGAGCGGGCAGCCTCGCGAGTTCGTCTTCGACGCGCGGCCCAGCGACGCCATCGCCGTCGCGATCCGCTTCGAGTGTCCGATCCAGATCGCCGACGAGGTGCTCGACACTGCGGGACAACCGCCGGAGTCCATCGAGATGGACGAACCCGACGCCGACGCCTTCCCACACAGTCCCGGCGACGACGACCGCGACGAGTCGGACTTCCGGTACAGCTGA
- the dgoD gene encoding galactonate dehydratase: MEIVDYELFQVPPRWLFLKVETDTGLVGWGEPVVEGRARTVETAVEELFDTYLLGEDPTRIEDHWQTMYRGGFYRGGPVLMSAIAGVDQALWDIKGKQFGAPVYDLLGGPVRDAVRVYQWVGGDRPEGVAAAAAEKVDAGFDALKMNATAELDRLNSPAAVDAAAERLAAVREAVGPEVDVAVDFHGRASKTMAKRLIAALEPYDPYFVEEPVLPEHDDELPALAARTTVPIATGERRYSRWDVRDLLERGGVDVLQPDLSHAGGITEVRKIAASAAAHDVSLAPHCPLGPIALAACLQVDACTHNAVIQEQSLDIHYNETSDVLDYLADPDVFAYDDGTVPLPTGPGLGIEIDESVVRERAGDVDWHNPVWRHDDGRVAEW; the protein is encoded by the coding sequence ATGGAGATCGTCGACTACGAACTGTTCCAGGTGCCGCCGCGGTGGCTGTTCCTGAAGGTAGAGACGGACACCGGGCTCGTCGGGTGGGGCGAGCCGGTCGTGGAGGGGCGTGCTCGCACCGTCGAGACGGCGGTCGAAGAGCTGTTCGACACGTACCTGCTCGGCGAGGACCCGACGCGGATCGAGGATCACTGGCAGACGATGTACCGCGGCGGCTTCTACCGCGGGGGCCCCGTGTTGATGTCCGCCATCGCGGGTGTCGACCAGGCGCTGTGGGACATCAAGGGGAAGCAGTTCGGCGCGCCGGTGTACGACCTCCTCGGCGGCCCGGTGCGAGACGCGGTGCGCGTCTACCAGTGGGTCGGCGGCGACCGTCCCGAGGGCGTCGCGGCGGCGGCCGCGGAGAAGGTCGACGCGGGGTTCGACGCGCTGAAGATGAACGCCACGGCGGAGTTGGACAGACTCAACTCGCCGGCGGCCGTCGACGCCGCCGCGGAGCGGCTCGCCGCGGTCCGGGAGGCGGTCGGTCCCGAGGTGGACGTGGCCGTCGACTTCCACGGGCGCGCCTCGAAGACGATGGCGAAGCGACTGATCGCGGCACTGGAGCCGTACGACCCGTACTTCGTCGAGGAACCCGTGTTGCCCGAGCACGACGACGAACTCCCCGCGCTGGCGGCGCGGACGACGGTGCCCATCGCGACGGGCGAACGGCGCTACTCGCGGTGGGACGTCCGGGACCTGCTGGAACGGGGTGGTGTGGACGTGCTCCAGCCGGACCTCTCGCACGCCGGCGGGATCACGGAGGTGCGGAAGATCGCCGCGAGCGCGGCGGCTCACGACGTGAGTCTCGCGCCACACTGTCCGCTCGGCCCGATCGCACTGGCGGCCTGTCTCCAGGTGGACGCCTGTACCCACAACGCCGTGATCCAAGAGCAGAGTCTCGACATCCACTACAACGAGACGAGCGACGTGTTGGACTACCTCGCCGATCCGGACGTGTTCGCCTACGACGACGGGACGGTGCCGTTACCGACGGGACCGGGACTGGGAATCGAGATCGACGAGTCGGTCGTCCGCGAGCGAGCCGGCGACGTGGACTGGCACAACCCAGTGTGGCGACACGACGACGGGCGCGTCGCGGAGTGGTGA
- a CDS encoding dihydropteroate synthase has translation MRTIDAAGLAIGDDHPPRIMGVLNVSSESPYDPSVYDDPGEAARYVDEELIDEGADIVDVGLESANKDLDVLSPEQELERLDTAVETIESVSGDAVFSIETRYHEVADEALSRGFDMVNDICGFADPEMPRVCRDHDAAVSKMASPPDLERPGAIEDVDEIYEALTQNGFTDKTIVDPAFGGWSEAKTHADDRETFRRLREFRGYGRPMLVSINRKSFLKGIAGRDTEGALPVSLAATSMAVERGAHVIRTHDVAETRDAALIGAEFARGRAGVMDDDPRAGGACEPGEVRVEELNVTTPGEARRHLDRIEGDEAVAAGAATRVYELSGLDPAGLGALRAAAVGTAATVAPSGDGHGALVFGSPAALDALVRGIDDEAPLGDAVRALADDWK, from the coding sequence ATGCGAACGATCGACGCCGCCGGACTGGCGATCGGCGACGACCACCCACCGCGGATCATGGGCGTACTCAACGTCTCCTCGGAGTCGCCGTACGACCCGAGCGTGTACGACGACCCGGGCGAGGCGGCCCGGTACGTCGACGAGGAGTTGATCGACGAGGGCGCGGACATCGTCGACGTGGGACTGGAGTCCGCGAACAAGGACCTCGACGTGCTCTCGCCGGAGCAGGAACTCGAACGGCTCGACACCGCCGTCGAGACGATCGAGTCCGTCTCCGGCGACGCCGTCTTCTCCATCGAGACGCGCTACCACGAGGTCGCCGACGAGGCCCTCTCGCGTGGGTTCGATATGGTCAACGACATCTGTGGGTTCGCGGACCCGGAGATGCCCCGTGTCTGCCGGGACCACGACGCGGCAGTGAGCAAGATGGCCTCGCCGCCGGATCTGGAACGGCCCGGCGCGATCGAGGACGTCGACGAGATCTACGAGGCGTTGACCCAGAACGGGTTCACGGACAAGACCATCGTCGACCCAGCCTTCGGCGGCTGGAGCGAGGCGAAGACACACGCCGACGACCGCGAGACGTTCCGTCGCCTCCGGGAGTTCCGCGGCTACGGCCGACCGATGCTCGTCTCGATCAACCGCAAGAGCTTCCTCAAGGGGATCGCCGGACGCGACACGGAGGGCGCACTGCCGGTGTCGTTGGCCGCCACCTCGATGGCGGTCGAGCGCGGCGCACACGTGATCCGGACCCACGACGTGGCCGAGACCCGCGACGCGGCGCTGATCGGCGCGGAGTTCGCCCGCGGACGAGCCGGCGTGATGGACGACGACCCGCGAGCCGGCGGCGCCTGCGAGCCGGGCGAGGTGCGCGTCGAGGAGTTGAACGTCACCACGCCGGGGGAGGCACGGCGTCACCTCGACCGGATCGAGGGTGACGAGGCCGTCGCGGCGGGCGCGGCGACGCGGGTGTACGAACTCTCCGGGCTGGACCCGGCCGGACTGGGTGCGCTGCGGGCCGCGGCCGTCGGGACGGCGGCGACTGTCGCACCCTCGGGGGACGGCCACGGCGCGCTCGTGTTCGGCTCCCCGGCGGCACTCGACGCACTCGTGCGTGGGATCGACGACGAGGCGCCGCTGGGAGACGCCGTGCGGGCGTTGGCGGACGACTGGAAGTAG
- a CDS encoding 6-hydroxymethylpterin diphosphokinase MptE-like protein: MEFVDWEPIYESILADFGYGRGGDERARDELAAEAEPFDTDRLDWHGDTVAVAGAGPSLEATAEVAREADTVVAASTATDRLTATGVAVDLMVTDLDKNPETVVDRTRAGEPVAVHAHGDNRDLLAEVLPDVDTAHVLPTTQAAPSGPVVNYGGFTDGDRAAYLADALGAAELRFCGWDFDDETLSESKARKLWWAERLLERLERDRDERFGVLDDRRDEIERL; this comes from the coding sequence ATGGAGTTCGTCGACTGGGAGCCGATCTACGAGTCGATCCTCGCCGACTTCGGGTACGGACGCGGCGGTGACGAGCGGGCACGCGACGAACTGGCGGCCGAGGCCGAACCGTTCGACACCGACCGCCTGGACTGGCACGGCGACACGGTCGCGGTCGCCGGCGCCGGCCCGTCGCTGGAGGCGACCGCCGAAGTGGCCCGCGAGGCAGACACGGTCGTCGCCGCCTCCACCGCGACGGATCGACTGACGGCGACGGGCGTCGCGGTGGACCTGATGGTGACGGACCTCGACAAGAACCCCGAGACGGTCGTCGACCGGACGCGTGCGGGCGAGCCGGTCGCGGTCCACGCCCACGGGGACAACCGCGACCTGTTGGCCGAGGTGCTCCCGGACGTGGACACCGCACACGTCCTCCCGACGACACAGGCGGCCCCCAGCGGCCCGGTCGTGAACTACGGGGGGTTCACCGACGGCGACCGTGCCGCATACCTCGCGGACGCGCTCGGCGCGGCCGAGTTGCGGTTCTGCGGGTGGGACTTCGACGACGAGACGCTCTCCGAGTCGAAGGCACGGAAACTGTGGTGGGCGGAACGACTCCTCGAACGGCTGGAACGCGACCGCGACGAGCGGTTCGGCGTGCTCGACGACCGTCGCGACGAGATCGAACGGCTGTGA
- a CDS encoding DUF1684 domain-containing protein, with protein sequence MTDSFDVAAWRDRLEQSRDEKDEFLTADPRSPLPESARESFDGLDYFDPDPAYRVTATATVHDEPDPVEMTVTDGPPERFLHVVTFAFELPSGSGADEGVDGGEAVDDEGEDDGEAVDDEVGDEEEAESEGVGDSAESSDTVSETLAAYRREGDDGGLFVPFRDKTTGQATYRGGRYMDLHPEGELTDGDEVTVDFNLAYTPFCAFDDAFACPLPPEENWLSTTVPVGERDPDLDE encoded by the coding sequence GTGACAGACAGCTTCGACGTGGCGGCGTGGCGCGACCGGTTGGAACAGTCGCGAGACGAGAAAGACGAGTTCCTCACAGCGGACCCGCGGTCCCCGCTCCCGGAGTCGGCACGGGAGTCGTTCGACGGGCTGGACTACTTCGATCCGGACCCCGCGTACCGCGTCACCGCGACCGCGACGGTCCACGACGAGCCGGACCCGGTCGAGATGACCGTCACCGACGGGCCACCCGAGCGGTTCCTCCACGTCGTGACGTTCGCGTTCGAGTTGCCGAGCGGCAGCGGCGCCGACGAAGGAGTGGACGGCGGCGAAGCGGTGGACGACGAGGGCGAGGACGACGGCGAAGCGGTGGACGACGAGGTGGGAGACGAGGAGGAGGCCGAGAGTGAGGGCGTGGGCGACTCCGCCGAGTCGTCCGACACGGTCTCGGAGACGCTCGCCGCGTACCGTCGCGAGGGTGACGACGGTGGCCTGTTCGTCCCGTTCCGAGACAAGACGACCGGACAGGCGACCTACCGCGGGGGCCGGTACATGGACCTCCACCCCGAGGGGGAGTTGACCGACGGCGACGAGGTGACGGTCGACTTCAACCTCGCGTACACGCCGTTCTGTGCCTTCGACGACGCCTTCGCCTGTCCGCTCCCACCCGAGGAGAACTGGCTGTCGACGACGGTCCCCGTCGGGGAACGCGACCCCGACCTCGACGAGTGA
- a CDS encoding HpcH/HpaI aldolase/citrate lyase family protein, with translation MQDAGIRERLREGAATGVWLSIPSPTVAEVVAGTDADFVVADTEHTSSSVETVEAIVRAVEAASGETAPLVRAAWNDHVRIKRLLDTGAAGVIAPQVESAAEARSFVDATRYPPEGDRGLAAGRASAYGTELDDYYETAGDRLARIVQIESPTAVDAVGEIAAVDGVDSVFVGPADLSASLGMFGEYDVPAFREAVERVLADSEVPVGTLAVTPDQVDHWREVGFDYQVVATDVDALQRGVAASLDRVDEA, from the coding sequence GTGCAAGACGCAGGTATCCGAGAGCGACTCCGCGAGGGTGCGGCGACGGGCGTGTGGCTCTCCATCCCGTCACCGACGGTCGCGGAGGTGGTCGCCGGCACGGACGCGGACTTCGTGGTCGCGGACACCGAACACACGTCGAGTAGCGTCGAGACGGTCGAGGCGATCGTCCGCGCCGTCGAGGCCGCCTCGGGCGAGACGGCACCGCTCGTCCGCGCGGCGTGGAACGACCACGTCCGGATCAAGCGACTGCTCGACACCGGCGCGGCGGGCGTGATCGCACCGCAGGTGGAGTCGGCCGCCGAGGCGCGGTCGTTCGTCGACGCGACGCGGTACCCGCCGGAGGGTGACCGCGGGCTCGCCGCGGGTCGTGCGTCGGCGTACGGCACGGAGTTGGACGACTACTACGAGACGGCGGGCGACCGGCTCGCGCGGATCGTCCAGATCGAGTCGCCGACCGCGGTCGACGCCGTCGGGGAGATCGCCGCCGTCGACGGGGTGGACTCCGTCTTCGTCGGCCCCGCGGATCTCTCGGCGTCGTTGGGCATGTTCGGCGAGTACGACGTGCCGGCGTTCCGCGAGGCGGTCGAGCGGGTGCTCGCGGACAGCGAGGTGCCGGTGGGGACGCTCGCGGTGACGCCGGACCAGGTCGACCACTGGAGGGAAGTTGGGTTCGACTACCAGGTGGTCGCGACGGACGTGGACGCACTCCAGCGTGGTGTCGCGGCGTCGCTCGACAGAGTCGACGAGGCGTAG